A single Curtobacterium sp. MCSS17_015 DNA region contains:
- the rocD gene encoding ornithine--oxo-acid transaminase, translating into MAGALGANTSAALAVEDRTLAHNYSPLPVVIASGQGATVTDVDGRTYLDGLAAYSAVNFGHGNPRLLTAARDQLDRVTLTSRAFVTDRLGPFAEGLTALTGTEMMLPMNTGAEAVESAIKVAGAWGHRVKGVPQGRATVIVASGNFHGRTTTIISFSDDPSARDDFGPYTPGFRTVRYGDAEALREAMDETVVAVLLEPIQGEGGVVIPPADYLPAVRQVCDEFGALFIADEIQSGLGRTGHTLAVQRVGVTPDLVTLGKALGGGIVPVSAVVGRADVLGVLRPGEHGSTFGGNPLAAAVGTEVVAMLAEGTFQQRALDGEPVLRGFLDELMDEGVVAHRVAGLWAGIDIDPALGTGKEVAKDLAARGVLVKDTHGSTIRFAPPLVVTDDEIATAMQALGAVLRARPSRGA; encoded by the coding sequence ATGGCCGGCGCGCTCGGGGCGAACACGTCCGCCGCGCTCGCCGTGGAGGACCGCACCCTCGCCCACAACTACAGCCCGCTGCCGGTCGTCATCGCGTCCGGGCAGGGTGCGACCGTCACCGACGTCGACGGCCGTACCTACCTGGACGGACTCGCCGCCTACTCGGCGGTGAACTTCGGCCACGGCAACCCGCGCCTCCTCACCGCTGCCCGCGACCAGCTCGACCGGGTGACCCTGACCAGCCGGGCGTTCGTCACCGACCGGCTCGGGCCGTTCGCCGAGGGGCTCACCGCGCTCACCGGCACGGAGATGATGCTGCCGATGAACACCGGCGCCGAGGCGGTCGAGTCCGCGATCAAGGTGGCCGGAGCCTGGGGTCACCGCGTCAAGGGCGTCCCGCAGGGGCGGGCCACGGTCATCGTCGCGAGCGGGAACTTCCACGGCCGCACGACGACGATCATCTCGTTCTCCGACGACCCCTCGGCGCGGGACGACTTCGGTCCGTACACGCCCGGGTTCCGGACCGTCCGGTACGGCGACGCCGAGGCGCTGCGGGAGGCGATGGACGAGACCGTCGTCGCCGTGCTGCTCGAGCCGATCCAGGGCGAGGGTGGCGTGGTCATCCCGCCCGCGGACTACCTGCCCGCGGTCCGGCAGGTCTGCGACGAGTTCGGTGCGCTGTTCATCGCCGACGAGATCCAGTCCGGCCTCGGACGAACCGGCCACACCCTCGCCGTGCAGCGGGTCGGCGTGACACCGGACCTCGTCACGCTCGGCAAGGCGCTCGGCGGCGGGATCGTGCCCGTGTCCGCCGTGGTCGGTCGCGCCGACGTGCTCGGGGTCCTGCGCCCTGGCGAGCACGGCTCGACCTTCGGCGGCAACCCGCTCGCGGCGGCCGTCGGCACCGAGGTCGTCGCGATGCTCGCCGAGGGCACGTTCCAGCAGCGGGCGCTCGACGGGGAACCCGTCCTCCGCGGGTTCCTCGACGAGCTCATGGACGAGGGTGTCGTCGCGCACCGCGTCGCCGGACTCTGGGCCGGGATCGACATCGATCCCGCGCTCGGCACCGGCAAGGAGGTCGCGAAGGACCTCGCGGCCCGCGGTGTCCTCGTGAAGGACACGCACGGGTCGACGATCCGCTTCGCCCCGCCGCTCGTCGTCACCGACGACGAGATCGCCACCGCGATGCAGGCCCTCGGCGCGGTCCTCCGCGCCCGCCCTTCGCGCGGCGCCTGA